Proteins encoded by one window of Serratia nevei:
- the priB gene encoding primosomal replication protein N encodes MTANRLVLSGTVCKAPVRKVSPSGIPHCQFVLEHRSQQMEAGFSRQAWCRMPVVVSGQQSQALTQRLTVGSQITVQGFVSCHQGRNGLSKLVLHAEQIELIDSGD; translated from the coding sequence GTGACGGCTAATCGTCTGGTTTTGTCGGGCACTGTGTGCAAGGCGCCGGTTCGAAAAGTGAGTCCTTCCGGGATACCGCACTGCCAATTTGTGCTAGAGCACCGTTCGCAGCAGATGGAAGCCGGATTCAGCAGACAAGCATGGTGCCGAATGCCCGTGGTTGTCAGCGGACAACAGTCACAAGCACTAACTCAAAGATTAACGGTCGGCAGTCAGATTACCGTGCAAGGCTTTGTAAGCTGCCATCAAGGGCGCAACGGGCTGAGCAAATTGGTTCTGCATGCCGAGCAGATTGAATTGATAGATTCTGGAGACTAG
- the rpsR gene encoding 30S ribosomal protein S18 produces MARYFRRRKFCRFTAEGVQEIDYKDIATLKNYITESGKIVPSRITGTRAKYQRQLARAIKRARYLSLLPYTDRHQ; encoded by the coding sequence ATGGCACGTTATTTCCGTCGTCGCAAGTTCTGCCGTTTCACCGCGGAAGGCGTTCAAGAGATTGACTATAAAGACATCGCTACGCTGAAAAACTACATCACCGAAAGTGGTAAAATTGTACCGAGCCGTATCACCGGTACTCGTGCAAAATATCAGCGCCAGCTGGCCCGTGCTATCAAGCGCGCGCGCTACCTGTCTTTGTTGCCGTACACTGATCGTCATCAGTAA
- a CDS encoding DUF350 domain-containing protein yields the protein MDILSALAAFASYFFSGFAMILVFLFVYTRITPHDEWALIKADNQSAAFAFIGACLGYVIPLASAAINSISLLDYLLWGVVALVVQLLLFAAVKIYMPRISDKIEANHLAAGIFLGGVSVSGGVLNAACMSY from the coding sequence ATGGATATTCTCAGCGCGTTGGCGGCGTTCGCCTCTTATTTCTTCAGCGGTTTCGCCATGATTTTGGTGTTTCTGTTCGTCTATACCCGCATCACTCCGCACGACGAATGGGCGCTGATCAAGGCCGATAATCAATCCGCCGCCTTTGCTTTCATCGGCGCTTGCCTGGGGTATGTGATCCCGTTGGCCAGCGCGGCGATCAACTCGATCAGCCTGCTGGATTACCTGCTGTGGGGCGTAGTGGCGCTGGTGGTGCAACTGCTGCTGTTCGCGGCCGTGAAGATCTACATGCCACGCATCAGCGACAAGATCGAAGCGAACCACCTGGCCGCCGGGATTTTCCTGGGGGGCGTCTCCGTGAGCGGCGGCGTGTTGAATGCGGCTTGCATGAGCTACTAA
- a CDS encoding DUF1471 domain-containing protein has translation MKRSTALTSLLLSVGLLSTGAQSAELAPADRVTPLSEIAEITFNDLPGSPQEAEQAIARTAGQHGASYYRILRMEEQAHPLGWRASAILYL, from the coding sequence ATGAAACGCTCCACCGCACTCACCTCCCTCCTGCTTTCAGTAGGGCTGCTCAGCACCGGCGCACAGTCCGCCGAGCTGGCGCCCGCCGATCGCGTGACGCCGCTCAGTGAAATCGCCGAGATCACCTTTAACGATCTGCCCGGTTCACCGCAGGAGGCGGAGCAGGCCATCGCTCGCACCGCCGGCCAACACGGCGCCAGCTATTACCGCATCCTGCGGATGGAAGAACAGGCGCACCCGCTTGGCTGGCGCGCCTCGGCCATCTTATACCTTTAG
- the bsmA gene encoding biofilm peroxide resistance protein BsmA yields the protein MTLVRTLIALTLAAQLSACGIMTTTPKPPPPPTAQAQEIVRAQTTELVKIGTVTAVVRGSPMDVEAEIQRKATAAGARYYVIIMNSETIVPGQWYSQAILYR from the coding sequence ATGACGCTTGTCCGCACACTCATCGCCCTGACGCTGGCCGCACAGCTTTCCGCCTGCGGCATCATGACCACCACGCCGAAACCGCCGCCACCGCCCACCGCACAGGCGCAGGAGATCGTCCGCGCACAGACCACCGAGCTGGTGAAGATAGGTACCGTCACCGCCGTGGTGCGCGGCAGCCCGATGGACGTGGAAGCGGAGATCCAGCGCAAGGCCACCGCCGCCGGCGCCCGGTATTACGTGATCATCATGAACAGCGAAACCATCGTGCCGGGCCAATGGTATTCCCAGGCGATCCTGTATCGGTAA
- the rlmB gene encoding 23S rRNA (guanosine(2251)-2'-O)-methyltransferase RlmB, whose protein sequence is MSEIIYGIHAVKALLERDPQRFLEVFILKGREDRRLQPLIAELEATGIVIQVASRQWLDDKVEGAVHQGIIARVREGRQYQENDLPGLLERVETPFLLVLDGVTDPHNLGACLRSADAAGVHAVIVPRDRSAQLNATAKKVACGAAESVPLIRVTNLARTLRLLQEMNVWVVGTAGEADHTLYQSKMTGPMALVMGAEGEGMRRLTREHCDELISIPMAGTVSSLNVSVATGICLFEAVRQRG, encoded by the coding sequence ATGAGCGAAATTATTTACGGCATTCACGCCGTCAAAGCCCTGTTAGAGCGCGATCCGCAACGCTTCCTGGAAGTGTTTATCCTGAAAGGCCGCGAAGATCGCCGCCTGCAACCGCTGATCGCCGAGCTGGAAGCGACCGGCATCGTGATCCAGGTGGCGAGCCGCCAGTGGCTGGATGACAAGGTTGAAGGCGCGGTACACCAGGGGATCATTGCCCGGGTGCGCGAAGGGCGTCAGTATCAGGAAAACGATCTGCCAGGCCTGTTGGAGAGAGTGGAAACGCCATTCCTGCTGGTGCTGGACGGCGTGACCGACCCGCATAACCTCGGCGCCTGCCTGCGCAGCGCCGACGCTGCCGGCGTGCACGCGGTGATCGTGCCGCGCGACCGTTCTGCCCAACTGAACGCCACCGCCAAGAAAGTGGCCTGCGGCGCCGCCGAGAGCGTGCCGCTGATCCGCGTGACCAACCTGGCGCGCACGCTGCGCCTGCTGCAGGAAATGAACGTCTGGGTGGTGGGTACCGCCGGCGAAGCCGACCATACGCTGTATCAGAGCAAAATGACCGGCCCGATGGCGCTGGTGATGGGCGCGGAAGGCGAAGGCATGCGTCGTCTGACCCGCGAACACTGCGACGAGCTGATCAGTATCCCGATGGCCGGTACCGTCTCTTCGCTGAACGTGTCGGTCGCCACCGGCATTTGCCTGTTCGAAGCGGTGCGTCAGCGCGGCTGA
- a CDS encoding bifunctional 2',3'-cyclic-nucleotide 2'-phosphodiesterase/3'-nucleotidase, giving the protein MMKHPLTLSALALLVCASAQAATVDLRVLETTDLHSNMMDFDYYKDTPTDKFGLVRTASLIQQARQQATNAVLVDNGDIIQGSPLGDYMAAKGLKPGDVHPVYKAMNTLNYVVGNIGNHEFNYGLDYLKNAIAGAKFPYINANVIDAKTQKPLFTPYIIVDTPVKDRDGKAHTLRIGYIGFVPPQILVWDKANLQGKVTVDDITATAKRYVPEMRKQGADLVVAIPHSGLSSEPYKAMAENSVYYLSQVPGIDAIMFGHAHAVFPSKDFANIKGADIDKGLLNGVPAVMPGQWGDHLGVVDLQLNNDSGSWKVTAAKAEARPIYDKENKKSLAAEDAALVKVLADDHKGTREFVSQPIGKSDGNMYSYLALVQDDPTVQIVNNAQKAYVEHYIQGDPDLADLPVLSAAAPFKVGGRKNDPASFVEVEKGQLTFRNAADLYLYPNTLVVVKASGKEVKEWLECSAGQFNQIDVNSAKPQGLINWDGFRTYNFDVIDGVNYQIDVSQPARYDGECQLINDKAERIKQLTFNGKPIDPNATFLVATNNYRAYGGKFAGTGDKHIAFASPDENRSVLAAYISAETQQHGAVHPQADNNWRLATFSSQQPLDIRFETSPSDKATAFIKEHAQYPMTAEGNDRIGFAVYRIDLSAK; this is encoded by the coding sequence ATGATGAAGCATCCCCTGACGCTGTCCGCGCTTGCGCTGCTGGTGTGCGCCTCGGCGCAGGCGGCCACCGTCGACCTGCGCGTGCTGGAAACCACCGACCTGCACAGCAACATGATGGACTTCGATTACTACAAGGACACGCCGACCGATAAATTCGGCCTGGTGCGCACCGCCAGCCTGATCCAGCAGGCGCGCCAACAGGCTACCAACGCAGTGTTGGTGGACAACGGCGACATCATTCAGGGCAGCCCGCTCGGCGACTACATGGCGGCCAAGGGGCTGAAACCGGGCGACGTGCATCCGGTCTATAAGGCGATGAATACGCTGAACTATGTGGTCGGCAACATCGGCAACCATGAATTCAACTACGGGCTGGACTACCTGAAGAACGCCATCGCCGGCGCCAAGTTCCCGTATATCAACGCCAACGTCATCGACGCCAAAACGCAAAAACCGCTGTTCACGCCGTACATCATCGTCGATACGCCGGTGAAAGACCGCGACGGCAAGGCGCATACGCTGCGCATCGGCTACATCGGCTTCGTGCCGCCGCAGATCCTGGTGTGGGACAAGGCTAACCTGCAGGGCAAGGTGACGGTGGACGACATCACCGCCACCGCCAAACGCTACGTGCCGGAAATGCGTAAACAGGGCGCCGATCTGGTGGTGGCGATCCCGCATTCCGGGCTGTCCAGCGAGCCTTACAAGGCAATGGCGGAAAACTCGGTCTACTACCTCAGCCAGGTACCGGGCATCGACGCCATCATGTTCGGCCACGCCCATGCGGTGTTCCCGAGCAAGGACTTCGCCAATATCAAAGGCGCGGATATCGATAAGGGCCTGCTGAACGGCGTACCGGCGGTGATGCCGGGCCAATGGGGCGATCATCTCGGCGTGGTCGACCTGCAGCTCAACAACGATAGCGGTAGCTGGAAAGTGACCGCCGCCAAAGCGGAAGCACGGCCGATCTACGACAAAGAGAACAAGAAATCGCTGGCGGCGGAAGACGCCGCGCTGGTGAAAGTGTTGGCGGACGATCACAAGGGCACGCGCGAGTTCGTCAGCCAGCCGATCGGCAAATCCGACGGCAACATGTACAGCTACCTGGCGCTGGTGCAGGACGATCCGACGGTGCAGATCGTCAACAATGCGCAGAAGGCCTACGTTGAACATTACATTCAGGGCGATCCGGATCTGGCCGATCTGCCGGTGCTGTCGGCGGCGGCGCCGTTCAAGGTCGGCGGCCGCAAGAACGATCCGGCCAGCTTCGTCGAAGTGGAAAAGGGCCAACTCACCTTCCGCAACGCCGCCGATCTCTATCTCTACCCCAATACCCTGGTGGTGGTGAAGGCCAGCGGCAAAGAGGTGAAAGAGTGGCTGGAGTGCTCCGCCGGCCAGTTCAACCAGATCGACGTCAACAGCGCCAAGCCGCAGGGCTTGATCAACTGGGACGGCTTCCGCACCTATAACTTCGACGTGATCGACGGCGTCAATTACCAGATCGACGTCAGCCAGCCGGCGCGCTACGACGGTGAATGCCAGCTGATCAACGATAAGGCGGAGCGCATCAAGCAGTTGACCTTCAACGGCAAGCCGATCGATCCGAACGCCACCTTCCTGGTCGCCACCAACAACTACCGCGCCTACGGCGGCAAATTTGCCGGCACCGGCGACAAACACATCGCCTTCGCTTCGCCGGATGAAAACCGTTCAGTGCTGGCGGCCTACATCAGCGCCGAAACCCAGCAACACGGCGCGGTGCATCCGCAGGCGGACAACAACTGGCGTTTGGCGACCTTCAGCAGCCAGCAACCGCTGGATATCCGCTTCGAGACCTCGCCGTCGGACAAAGCGACGGCGTTTATCAAGGAGCACGCTCAATATCCGATGACCGCCGAAGGCAATGACCGCATCGGTTTCGCGGTGTATCGCATCGATCTTAGCGCGAAATAA
- the yjfP gene encoding esterase, translating into MIEIHDERAGDIAVIHAVPAGHYQRPLPTVFFCHGYTSSKEVYAYFAYALARAGFRVILPDADRHGERFDGDEARRLATFWEILRSNIDELPQIKAHFERLGLIADGRIGVAGASMGGMTALGAFARFPWIRAAASLMGSGYYRALAQTLYPPLGEEGEALSPPAFAARTAVLAEYELEGRLAAIAGRPLLLWHGETDDVVPAADSLRLAAELRQQGADGRLTSLIEPGVKHRITPLALSATADFFRREL; encoded by the coding sequence ATGATCGAAATTCATGACGAGCGGGCGGGCGATATTGCGGTGATCCATGCCGTCCCCGCAGGGCACTATCAGCGGCCCTTGCCGACGGTGTTCTTCTGTCATGGCTATACCTCGTCGAAAGAGGTGTACGCCTACTTCGCCTATGCGCTGGCGCGCGCCGGTTTTCGGGTGATATTGCCGGATGCCGATCGGCACGGCGAGCGGTTCGACGGCGATGAGGCGCGGCGTCTGGCCACGTTTTGGGAGATCCTGCGCAGCAATATCGACGAGCTGCCGCAGATCAAGGCGCATTTCGAGCGGCTCGGCCTGATTGCCGACGGGCGTATCGGCGTCGCCGGTGCCTCTATGGGGGGCATGACCGCGCTTGGCGCCTTCGCGCGCTTCCCGTGGATCCGGGCGGCCGCCAGCCTGATGGGTTCCGGCTATTACCGTGCGCTGGCGCAAACGCTGTATCCGCCGTTGGGCGAAGAGGGCGAGGCGCTCTCTCCGCCAGCGTTTGCGGCGCGCACCGCCGTGCTGGCGGAGTATGAGCTGGAAGGGCGTTTGGCGGCGATCGCCGGGCGGCCGCTGCTGCTGTGGCACGGCGAGACGGACGACGTGGTGCCGGCGGCGGACAGCCTGCGTTTGGCGGCTGAACTGCGGCAGCAAGGCGCGGACGGCCGTTTGACGTCGCTCATCGAACCGGGGGTGAAGCACCGCATCACGCCGCTGGCGCTGTCCGCCACGGCCGACTTCTTCCGCCGCGAACTGTAA
- the rplI gene encoding 50S ribosomal protein L9 yields MQVILLDKVANLGSLGDQVNVKAGYARNFLVPQGKAVPATKKNVEFFEARRAELEAKLADVLAAAEARATKINELGSVTIASKSGDEGKLFGSIGTRDIADAVTAAGVEVAKSEVRLPNGVLRTTGEHEVHFQVHSDVFAQLNVVVVAEA; encoded by the coding sequence ATGCAAGTTATTCTGCTTGATAAAGTAGCAAACCTGGGCAGCCTGGGTGATCAAGTTAACGTTAAAGCGGGCTACGCTCGTAACTTCCTGGTACCACAGGGCAAAGCTGTTCCTGCTACCAAGAAAAACGTTGAGTTCTTCGAAGCACGCCGTGCTGAACTGGAAGCCAAACTGGCTGACGTTCTGGCTGCTGCTGAAGCTCGCGCAACCAAGATCAACGAACTGGGTTCAGTCACCATCGCTTCCAAATCTGGCGACGAAGGTAAACTGTTCGGCTCTATCGGCACCCGCGACATCGCTGACGCAGTGACTGCGGCAGGCGTTGAAGTTGCCAAGAGCGAAGTTCGTCTGCCGAACGGCGTTCTGCGTACCACTGGTGAGCACGAAGTGCACTTCCAGGTACACAGCGACGTGTTCGCACAGCTGAATGTAGTTGTGGTTGCAGAAGCGTAA
- the ytfE gene encoding iron-sulfur cluster repair protein YtfE, producing MDYRNQSLGALAIAIPRASRLFRQHQLDFCCGGRQSLARAAERKGLDIDRLENELAALAATPEPSRDWRTAPLGEVIDYILPRFHQRHREQLAELVLMAEKVERVHGDKPSCPRGLAKQLNLIRLDLENHMMKEEQILFPLIKQGMGPQAAGPISVMEHEHDEAGEQLEVVKFLTDNVTPPEGACTTWRALYTGIDEFIGDLMEHISLENNLLFPRALRGA from the coding sequence ATGGATTACCGCAATCAATCCCTTGGCGCGCTCGCTATCGCCATTCCCCGTGCATCCCGTCTGTTTCGCCAGCATCAGCTGGATTTCTGCTGCGGCGGCCGGCAATCGCTGGCACGCGCCGCCGAGCGCAAAGGGTTAGATATCGACAGGCTGGAAAACGAACTGGCCGCCCTGGCCGCCACGCCGGAGCCAAGCCGGGACTGGCGCACGGCGCCGCTCGGTGAGGTGATCGATTACATTCTGCCGCGCTTTCATCAGCGACACCGCGAGCAGCTGGCAGAACTGGTGCTGATGGCGGAAAAGGTCGAACGCGTGCACGGCGACAAGCCCAGCTGCCCGCGCGGGTTGGCGAAGCAGCTGAACCTGATCCGCCTGGATCTGGAGAATCACATGATGAAAGAGGAGCAGATCCTGTTCCCGCTGATCAAACAGGGCATGGGGCCGCAGGCCGCCGGACCGATCTCGGTGATGGAGCATGAACATGACGAGGCGGGTGAGCAGCTGGAAGTGGTGAAGTTCCTCACCGATAACGTCACGCCGCCGGAGGGCGCCTGCACCACCTGGCGAGCGCTGTACACCGGCATCGACGAGTTCATCGGCGATCTGATGGAGCACATCAGCCTGGAAAACAATCTGCTGTTCCCGCGCGCGCTGCGCGGCGCATAA
- a CDS encoding OapA family protein, translated as MGRIAPRRRKTTRIYQPLLRTWLNVSQRLKPGAAPTSEGAEPPSEPPPANDKMQQVKALLAKVWHLPDGFHWMEPLPYFHRRWVLIFGIILLLALLWPYSPERQPFPVSQQETSVPLQADLQNGGTTSANEPTPAGNWQRYQIQPGQTLAQLFRDNNLPVNEVFAMAQVEGGDKPLSNMKAGQEVRIERDANGVINALSVTTVDNSQALFRRQADGSYRRER; from the coding sequence ATGGGCAGAATCGCGCCCAGGAGAAGGAAAACCACCCGCATCTACCAGCCGCTGCTGCGCACCTGGCTGAATGTCAGCCAGCGCCTGAAACCGGGCGCCGCACCCACGTCTGAAGGCGCGGAACCGCCATCGGAGCCACCGCCGGCCAACGACAAAATGCAGCAGGTCAAAGCGCTGCTGGCCAAAGTCTGGCATCTGCCGGACGGTTTCCATTGGATGGAGCCACTGCCCTACTTCCACCGCCGCTGGGTGCTGATCTTCGGCATCATCCTGCTGCTGGCCCTGCTGTGGCCGTACTCGCCCGAAAGACAGCCGTTCCCGGTTTCCCAGCAGGAAACCAGCGTGCCGCTGCAGGCCGATCTGCAAAACGGCGGCACCACGTCTGCCAACGAACCAACGCCGGCGGGCAACTGGCAGCGTTATCAGATCCAGCCCGGCCAGACCCTGGCCCAGCTGTTTCGCGACAACAATCTGCCGGTGAATGAAGTGTTCGCCATGGCGCAGGTGGAAGGCGGCGACAAGCCGCTGAGCAACATGAAAGCCGGCCAGGAAGTGCGCATCGAACGCGACGCCAACGGCGTGATTAACGCGCTGTCGGTTACCACGGTGGACAACAGCCAGGCGCTGTTCCGCCGCCAGGCCGACGGCAGCTACCGCCGGGAACGCTAA
- the rpsF gene encoding 30S ribosomal protein S6, protein MRHYEIVFMVHPDQSEQVPGMIERYSATITNAQGQIHRLEDWGRRQLAYPINKLHKAHYVLLNVEAPQEAIDELETNFRFNDAVIRSMVMRVKHAVTEASPMVKAKDERRGDRREDFANETADDADAGDSEE, encoded by the coding sequence ATGCGTCATTACGAAATCGTTTTTATGGTCCATCCTGACCAAAGCGAACAGGTTCCGGGCATGATCGAGCGTTACAGTGCTACCATCACTAACGCGCAAGGTCAGATTCACCGTCTGGAAGACTGGGGCCGCCGTCAGCTGGCTTATCCGATCAACAAACTGCACAAGGCTCACTACGTTCTGCTGAACGTTGAAGCGCCGCAGGAAGCGATCGATGAGCTGGAAACTAACTTCCGCTTCAACGACGCCGTTATCCGCAGCATGGTTATGCGCGTTAAGCACGCGGTAACTGAAGCATCTCCGATGGTTAAAGCGAAAGACGAACGTCGTGGCGATCGCCGCGAAGACTTCGCTAACGAAACCGCAGATGATGCAGATGCTGGGGATTCTGAAGAGTAA
- a CDS encoding DUF1471 domain-containing protein, which yields MKRIILATALAALFSANVMAATEITSHQADQRQSVGFVTLNQNVVSPDDASSQVSKIADQRGASSYRIIALHEPGDNSTMHVSAELYR from the coding sequence ATGAAACGCATCATTCTCGCAACGGCGCTGGCCGCCCTGTTTTCCGCCAACGTAATGGCCGCAACGGAGATCACCTCGCACCAGGCCGATCAACGCCAGAGCGTCGGCTTCGTCACCCTGAACCAGAACGTGGTTTCGCCGGATGACGCCAGCAGCCAGGTCAGCAAAATCGCCGATCAACGCGGCGCAAGCTCTTATCGCATCATCGCCCTGCACGAACCGGGCGACAACAGCACGATGCACGTCAGCGCCGAGCTGTACCGCTAA
- a CDS encoding isovaleryl-CoA dehydrogenase — MVWTTHTVFNQPKPLGNSNLFLSDTPLREALQREQGGWDAEVLASLGQQLGTQESLELGRLANANPPELLRYDATGQRLDDVRFHPAWHILMQGLIANRVHNLPWQEDARIGSFVARAARFMLHAQVEAGTLCPVTMTFGATPLLLQALPAEFRSWLTPLLSDRYDAHLLPGGQKRGLLIGMGMTEKQGGSDVLSNTTTAAPLGARGPGEAYRLVGHKWFFSVPQSDAHLVLAQAEGGLSCFFLPRILPDGSRNAIRLERLKDKLGNRSNASSEVEFQDATAWLLGDEGDGVRHILKMGGLTRFDCSLGSHGLMRRGLSVALYHALQRQAFGKLLIEQPLMRQVLARMALRLEGHTALLFRLARAWESRSNEGELIYSRLLTPAAKYSICRQGMPFIAEAMEVLGGIGYCEESELPRLYREMPVNSIWEGSGNIMCLDVLRSLHKLPGALEMLQFELQPVRGQNRLFDHAWRQWQQRARQPREEMGRLLTQQLFDLCCAAQLLQHASPQIADAWCHLTLDHRGESLLSAEVCELLLNRAIGG, encoded by the coding sequence ATGGTCTGGACTACGCACACCGTTTTTAACCAACCCAAGCCGCTGGGCAACAGCAACCTGTTTCTCTCCGATACGCCGCTGCGCGAAGCGTTGCAGCGCGAGCAGGGCGGCTGGGACGCCGAGGTATTGGCTTCGCTGGGCCAGCAGCTTGGCACCCAGGAGTCGCTGGAGCTGGGCCGCCTGGCCAACGCCAACCCGCCGGAGCTGCTGCGCTACGACGCCACTGGCCAGCGGCTGGACGACGTTCGCTTTCATCCCGCCTGGCATATCCTGATGCAGGGGCTGATCGCCAACCGGGTGCACAACCTGCCCTGGCAGGAGGATGCGCGCATCGGTTCCTTCGTGGCGCGCGCCGCGCGCTTTATGCTGCATGCGCAGGTTGAGGCCGGTACGCTGTGCCCGGTGACCATGACCTTCGGCGCTACGCCGCTGTTGCTGCAGGCGTTGCCGGCCGAGTTTCGCTCCTGGCTGACGCCGCTGCTGTCGGATCGTTATGACGCTCACCTGCTGCCGGGCGGGCAAAAGCGCGGCCTGCTGATCGGCATGGGCATGACGGAGAAGCAGGGTGGTTCCGACGTTTTGAGCAATACCACTACCGCCGCGCCGCTCGGCGCGCGCGGGCCGGGTGAAGCCTACCGGCTGGTGGGGCACAAGTGGTTCTTCTCGGTGCCGCAGAGCGATGCGCACCTGGTGCTGGCGCAGGCCGAAGGCGGGTTGTCCTGTTTCTTCCTGCCGCGCATTTTGCCGGACGGCAGCCGCAACGCCATTCGCCTGGAGCGATTGAAAGACAAGCTGGGTAACCGCTCCAACGCCAGCAGCGAAGTGGAGTTTCAGGACGCCACCGCCTGGCTGTTGGGGGATGAGGGTGACGGCGTGCGGCATATCCTGAAGATGGGCGGCCTGACCCGTTTCGACTGCTCGCTTGGCAGCCACGGCCTGATGCGCCGCGGGCTGTCGGTGGCGCTGTATCATGCGCTGCAGCGGCAGGCGTTCGGCAAGCTCTTGATCGAACAACCGCTGATGCGCCAGGTTTTGGCGCGTATGGCGCTGCGGCTGGAAGGGCATACCGCGTTGCTGTTCCGGCTGGCCCGCGCCTGGGAAAGCCGCAGCAATGAGGGCGAACTGATCTACAGCCGCCTGCTGACCCCGGCGGCCAAATACAGCATCTGTCGCCAGGGCATGCCGTTCATCGCCGAGGCGATGGAGGTGCTGGGCGGTATCGGCTACTGCGAAGAGAGCGAGCTGCCACGCTTGTATCGCGAGATGCCGGTCAACAGCATCTGGGAAGGTTCCGGCAACATCATGTGTCTGGACGTGTTGCGCAGCCTGCACAAGCTGCCGGGCGCGCTCGAAATGCTGCAGTTCGAGCTGCAGCCGGTGCGCGGCCAGAATCGCTTGTTCGATCACGCCTGGCGGCAGTGGCAGCAGCGTGCCCGGCAACCGCGTGAAGAGATGGGGCGGCTGCTGACCCAGCAGCTGTTCGACCTGTGCTGTGCCGCGCAGCTGCTGCAGCATGCCAGCCCGCAGATAGCCGACGCCTGGTGCCACCTGACGCTGGATCACCGCGGCGAGAGCCTGCTGTCGGCCGAGGTGTGCGAACTGCTGCTCAACCGCGCTATCGGCGGTTAG
- a CDS encoding DUF488 domain-containing protein — protein sequence MAKITLQRVYDFSAPAPEHCYLIDRLWPRGISKARLTGVQWLKQVAPDDELRKWFHQHTDQWAVFEARYRQQLAANDAWQPLVALLRQGQTLTLLYGSKDTEHNQGVVLREFLLAQL from the coding sequence ATGGCAAAGATTACGCTACAGCGGGTTTATGATTTCAGCGCGCCGGCGCCGGAACACTGTTATCTGATAGACAGGCTATGGCCGCGCGGCATCAGCAAGGCGCGGCTGACGGGCGTGCAGTGGCTGAAACAGGTGGCGCCGGATGACGAACTGCGCAAGTGGTTCCATCAGCATACCGACCAGTGGGCGGTCTTCGAGGCGCGTTACCGCCAACAGCTGGCGGCCAACGACGCCTGGCAGCCGCTGGTGGCGCTGTTACGGCAGGGGCAAACGCTGACGCTGCTGTATGGCAGCAAAGATACCGAGCACAACCAGGGCGTGGTGCTGCGCGAGTTTTTGCTGGCGCAGCTGTAG
- the fklB gene encoding FKBP-type peptidyl-prolyl cis-trans isomerase, whose protein sequence is MTTPSFDSVEAQASYGIGLQVGQQLQESGLEGLQPEALLAGLRDALEGNAPAVPVDVVHRALREIHERADAVRRERQQAMAVEGQKFLDDNAKRDDVTLTESGLQFSVLEQGNGPIPSRQDRVRVHYTGRLINGDVFDSSVERGQPAEFPVSGVIPGWIEALTLMPVGSKWQLYIPHNLAYGERGAGASIPPFSALVFDVELLEIL, encoded by the coding sequence ATGACAACCCCTTCTTTTGACAGCGTTGAAGCGCAAGCAAGTTACGGGATTGGTTTACAGGTCGGCCAGCAGCTGCAAGAGTCCGGGCTGGAAGGTTTGCAACCGGAAGCTTTGCTGGCGGGTCTGCGTGACGCGCTGGAAGGGAATGCCCCGGCGGTTCCGGTAGACGTGGTGCACCGTGCGCTGCGTGAGATCCACGAGCGTGCGGACGCGGTGCGCCGCGAGCGCCAGCAGGCGATGGCCGTTGAAGGCCAGAAATTCCTGGACGACAACGCCAAGCGCGACGACGTGACGCTGACCGAGTCCGGCCTGCAGTTCTCCGTGCTGGAGCAGGGCAACGGCCCGATCCCGTCCCGTCAGGACCGCGTGCGTGTGCACTACACCGGTCGTCTGATCAACGGCGACGTGTTCGACAGCTCGGTCGAGCGCGGCCAGCCGGCAGAATTCCCGGTCAGCGGCGTGATCCCAGGCTGGATCGAAGCGCTGACCCTGATGCCGGTCGGCTCCAAATGGCAGCTGTATATCCCGCACAACCTGGCCTATGGCGAGCGTGGCGCTGGCGCGTCCATCCCGCCGTTCAGCGCGCTGGTGTTCGACGTCGAGCTGCTGGAAATCCTGTAA